The following proteins come from a genomic window of Iamia sp. SCSIO 61187:
- a CDS encoding YggT family protein, whose product MGALTSILCIASLAAMLVLLAAVVTSWFAVQPGTALESVARALRGVTEPVLAPLRGILPQPRLGGAPIDVSPVVVMVALSVLRLLLGC is encoded by the coding sequence ATCGCCAGCCTGGCGGCCATGCTCGTGCTGCTGGCCGCCGTCGTCACCAGCTGGTTCGCCGTGCAACCGGGCACGGCCCTCGAGTCGGTGGCCCGCGCCCTGCGGGGGGTGACCGAGCCCGTGCTGGCGCCGCTGCGCGGCATCCTCCCCCAGCCCCGGCTCGGCGGCGCCCCCATCGACGTGTCGCCCGTCGTCGTGATGGTCGCCCTCTCGGTGCTGCGCCTGCTCCTGGGCTGCTGA
- a CDS encoding DivIVA domain-containing protein produces MDISSGLSGTKEFRIVKRGYDPDEVNAFLDQIALGVGELKRKLADAEDAAKAARRAAESTPPPAPAPAPAQDAEAEEIHRALILAQRAADEEVRKATEEGESLVASARKQAEELRADVEAELARRRDEGRAGLLAEIEELERVRDSLSSDVTVLERHVEEQREVVQAAIGELQSLLDHPEAFRVATETGVSTTSPPIDRDPTPAPAPVPDDVAPPTGEAEGVDLPGKADLSAALEDADDEAPEPPPPALRSDGAPPAPPAATDRPPPPAEETVRIGSPPPPPPPPAPDLFSGPRGGDEDDRDLGPPTEAVATVGAADPDEDAFLAELRKAMLDDEPLGPRDASMPGGPDDDAAGGRARPRFGRRR; encoded by the coding sequence ATGGACATCTCCTCCGGCCTCTCCGGCACCAAGGAGTTCCGCATCGTCAAGCGGGGCTACGACCCCGACGAGGTGAACGCCTTCCTCGACCAGATCGCGCTGGGGGTCGGCGAGCTGAAGCGGAAGCTGGCCGACGCCGAGGACGCGGCCAAGGCCGCCCGGCGGGCGGCGGAGTCCACGCCCCCGCCGGCGCCGGCGCCGGCCCCGGCCCAGGACGCCGAGGCCGAGGAGATCCACCGGGCCCTGATCCTCGCCCAGCGCGCCGCCGACGAGGAGGTGCGCAAGGCCACCGAGGAGGGCGAGTCGCTGGTGGCCTCGGCCCGGAAGCAGGCCGAGGAGCTGCGCGCCGACGTCGAGGCCGAGCTGGCCCGCCGGCGCGACGAGGGCCGGGCGGGGCTGCTCGCCGAGATCGAGGAGCTCGAGCGGGTCCGAGACTCGCTGTCCAGCGACGTCACCGTGCTGGAGCGCCACGTGGAGGAGCAGCGCGAGGTGGTGCAGGCCGCCATCGGCGAGCTCCAGTCGCTGCTGGACCACCCCGAGGCCTTCCGGGTGGCCACCGAGACCGGCGTGAGCACGACCTCGCCCCCGATCGATCGCGATCCGACCCCTGCGCCCGCGCCGGTGCCCGACGACGTGGCCCCCCCGACCGGGGAGGCCGAGGGGGTGGACCTGCCCGGGAAGGCCGACCTGTCGGCTGCCCTGGAGGACGCCGACGACGAGGCGCCCGAGCCGCCTCCGCCGGCGCTGCGCTCCGACGGTGCCCCCCCGGCGCCGCCGGCGGCGACCGACCGCCCGCCGCCGCCGGCCGAGGAGACCGTCCGGATCGGGTCGCCGCCCCCGCCCCCGCCCCCGCCGGCCCCCGATCTGTTCTCGGGTCCGCGCGGGGGTGACGAGGACGACCGGGACCTGGGTCCGCCCACCGAGGCCGTCGCCACGGTCGGGGCCGCCGACCCCGACGAGGACGCCTTCCTCGCCGAGCTCCGCAAGGCGATGCTCGACGACGAGCCCCTCGGGCCCCGGGACGCGTCGATGCCGGGTGGCCCCGACGACGACGCCGCGGGCGGTCGCGCCCGCCCGCGGTTCGGCCGCCGGCGGTAG